A genomic stretch from Candidatus Zixiibacteriota bacterium includes:
- a CDS encoding Smr/MutS family protein has translation MPGDADDPIEYPIDGILDLHAFAPKDVKELIPAYIDACLERGILSLRIIHGKGIGNLRRTVHALLERDPRVRSFRLDSESPGSWGATLVELRDPCRPTP, from the coding sequence ATGCCCGGCGATGCCGACGACCCGATTGAATACCCGATCGATGGAATACTCGACCTGCATGCCTTTGCGCCAAAGGATGTCAAGGAGCTGATCCCGGCGTACATCGACGCCTGCCTCGAACGCGGCATCTTGTCGCTGCGGATCATCCACGGCAAGGGCATCGGGAATTTGCGCCGCACGGTGCACGCACTGCTGGAACGCGATCCCCGCGTGCGCTCGTTCCGACTCGACAGCGAATCCCCCGGCTCCTGGGGCGCGACTTTGGTCGAGTTGCGTGACCCGTGCCGCCCCACGCCGTGA